A window of Ananas comosus cultivar F153 linkage group 4, ASM154086v1, whole genome shotgun sequence contains these coding sequences:
- the LOC109709705 gene encoding ATP synthase mitochondrial F1 complex assembly factor 2, whose product MAPPTHRLLRSLRPFVSSSRLRLLASPFSSSAAAAAVAAAEEEKKSPWREADDVIYVRRPSSAAAATRDSTSVTMPMAFMTGSVVGKRFYKEVTTRLADDGNGWTVMLDYRTLKTPAKRVLNLPSLALAKAIAAEWEYQQTDGIRPFTMPLMKLACTALERVPLTRVRVIENLMKRFHQDLVFCRSPGDSDLTKGVREKQEEKIDPILDWVQSEFGSKPVVYTSFFGGKQDEGLTRAVEDVLKKTNDCELAVIDAMAAAAHSLVIPLAIFRGRLGIEEAIDLIRLEEDLQVDRWGLVEGGHDVDIADLKVQMSSAAVFLGLSRRS is encoded by the exons ATGGCGCCTCCCACCCACCGCCTCCTCCGATCTCTCCGCCCCTTCGTCTCCTCctcccgcctccgcctcctcgcctcccccttctcctcctccgccgcggcggcggcggtggcggcggcggaggaagagaagaagagccCTTGGAGGGAGGCGGACGACGTGATCTACGTGCGGCGGCCGagctccgcggcggcggcgacgagggaCTCGACCTCAGTGACGATGCCGATGGCGTTCATGACGGGGTCCGTCGTGGGGAAGCGCTTCTACAAGGAGGTGACCACGCGCTTGGCCGATGATGGGAATGGGTGGACGGTGATGCTCGATTATAGAACCCTAAAAACCCCTGCGAAGAGGGTGCTTAACCTCCCATCTCTTGCCCTAGCCAAGGCGATCGCTGCCGAGTGGGAGTACCAG CAAACAGATGGCATTCGGCCTTTCACGATGCCTCTCATGAAGCTTGCATGTACGGCGCTGGAAAGGGTTCCACTCACACGTGTAAGAGTCATTGAGAATTTGATGAAGAGGTTTCATCAAGATCTTGTGTTTTGCCGTTCTCCAGGTGATAGTGATTTGACGAAGGGAGTACGTG AAAAACAGGAAGAGAAAATCGACCCTATACTTGATTGGGTGCAATCTGAATTCGGATCTAAACCAGTTGTGTACACGAGCTTTTTCGGTGGTAAGCAGGATGAGGGCCTTACTAGGGCTGTCGAAGATGTTCTAAAGAAAACAAATGATTGTGAACTAGCAGTGATTGATGCGATGGCCGCTGCGGCACACTCATTGGTAATTCCTTTAGCAATTTTTCGTGGAAGATTGGGAATTGAGGAGGCCATTGATTTGATCAGGCTTGAAGAAGATCTCCAG GTGGATCGATGGGGGCTGGTTGAAGGAGGCCATGACGTTGATATTGCTGATCTGAAGGTGCAAATGTCATCTGCTGCTGTTTTTCTTGGACTTTCGCGGAGATCATAA